One Sus scrofa isolate TJ Tabasco breed Duroc chromosome 10, Sscrofa11.1, whole genome shotgun sequence genomic window carries:
- the TMEM9 gene encoding transmembrane protein 9 isoform X2: MKLLCLVAVVASLLVPPAQANKSSEDIRCKCICPPYRNISGHIYNQNVSQKDCNCLHVVEPMPVPGHDVEAYCLLCECKYEERSTTTIKIIIVIYLSVVGALLLYMAFLMLVDPLIRKPDAYTERLHNEEENEDARSVAAAASFGPRANTVLERVEGAQQRWKLQVQEQRKTVFDRHKMLS, translated from the exons ATGAAGCTGCTGTGTTTGGTGGCGGTGGTCGCGAGTCTGCTGGTGCCCCCAGCCCAAGCCAACAAG AGTTCTGAAGATATCCGGTGCAAATGCATCTGCCCACCGTATAGAAACATCAGTGGACACATTTATAACCAGAATGTGTCACAGAAGGACTG CAACTGCCTGCATGTGGTGGAGCCCATGCCGGTGCCGGGCCACGACGTGGAGGCCTACTGCCTGCTGTGCGAGTGCAAGTACGAGGAGCGGAGCACCACCACCATCAAG ATTATCATCGTCATCTACCTGTCAGTGGTGGGCGCCCTCCTGCTCTACATGGCCTTCCTGATGCTGGTGGACCCTCTGATTCGAAAGCCCGACGCCTATACCGAGAGACTGCACAACGAGGAGGAGAACGAG GATGCTCGCTCTGTGGCGGCCGCCGCCTCCTTCGGGCCCCGGGCAAACACGGTCCTGGAGCGCGTGGAGGGCGCTCAGCAGCGGTggaagctgcaggtgcaggagcAGCGGAAGACGGTCTTCGATCGGCACAAGATGCTCAGCTAA
- the TMEM9 gene encoding transmembrane protein 9 isoform X1, which translates to MAPGGISWCLDQASSFLVCRLYAARELMVPVPGWGRGCVPGGRGSPPSRAVNAQGTGWRCPPWRSCCACGLLAQPLAVDSRPGEEPSGVGLQGSLRLFRTQIIIVIYLSVVGALLLYMAFLMLVDPLIRKPDAYTERLHNEEENEDARSVAAAASFGPRANTVLERVEGAQQRWKLQVQEQRKTVFDRHKMLS; encoded by the exons ATGGCCCCTGGGGGCATCTCGTGGTGTCTGGACCAGGCGTCTTCCTTCCTTGTCTGCCGTCTTTATGCTGCCAGAGAACTGATGGTTCCTGTgcccgggtgggggagggggtgtgtccCCGGGGGCAGGGGGTCCCCTCCTTCCAGGGCAGTCAATGCACAAGGTACAGGCTGGCGCTGCCCTCCCTGGCGCTCTTGCTGCGCCTGTGGTCTCCTGGCCCAGCCGCTTGCTGTGGATAGCCGGCCCGGGGAGGAGCCATCAGGGGTGGGTCTGCAGGGCTCGCTGCGTCTCTTCCGCACCCAGATTATCATCGTCATCTACCTGTCAGTGGTGGGCGCCCTCCTGCTCTACATGGCCTTCCTGATGCTGGTGGACCCTCTGATTCGAAAGCCCGACGCCTATACCGAGAGACTGCACAACGAGGAGGAGAACGAG GATGCTCGCTCTGTGGCGGCCGCCGCCTCCTTCGGGCCCCGGGCAAACACGGTCCTGGAGCGCGTGGAGGGCGCTCAGCAGCGGTggaagctgcaggtgcaggagcAGCGGAAGACGGTCTTCGATCGGCACAAGATGCTCAGCTAA